Part of the Meiothermus sp. CFH 77666 genome is shown below.
TGAAGTTGTGGTTGTTAAAAAACACCTCCGACGCCTTCCCCTCTACAAACCGTTGAGGAAGCTCAGCCGACATTCACTCTCCACAGGCGTTCCAGAAAAAGCACCTCGCAGGCTTCCTCGAGGCTGGTCATGAGCGAGTAGGCTTGCAGGAGGGCTTTTTCCGGTATCTCCTCGGTGCTCTTGATAAAGGCCCCGTGGCCGCGCACTACGCAGGCCCGGTGGCTCTGCAAGGCCTGCGCCACCGCCTGAGCAGCCTCTTCCGTTCCCGAGGTAGTCTGGGGAGCCACCACGGGAATCTGGTCGAAGTAGTAGTGCCCCTCCAGATCAATGGGCACGATAAAATCCAGATGAAACGAAAGCGCTATTGCATGGCGTGGGTGCGCGTGTACTACCGCCGTGGCGTCGGTTTGCTGGTAGATGGCCCGATGAATCACTCGCTCTACCGAGGCGCCCTGGTCGCGCTCGAGGTCGGGCAGCAGGGGCAGCCAGAGGAGGTCGTCCGGGGTCAGGTGGGCTT
Proteins encoded:
- a CDS encoding class II aldolase/adducin family protein → MKAKLFLTFQQIGADLFAAGLASATSGNFSVRDRDGLWITRSGVQKAHLTPDDLLWLPLLPDLERDQGASVERVIHRAIYQQTDATAVVHAHPRHAIALSFHLDFIVPIDLEGHYYFDQIPVVAPQTTSGTEEAAQAVAQALQSHRACVVRGHGAFIKSTEEIPEKALLQAYSLMTSLEEACEVLFLERLWRVNVG